The genome window GCATCTACTCTCCCACACCCTTTTATATATACTCCACAAACACCGGCCAGCCGATCATGCACTGCCTGCTCTGCTGCTCACGTGGGCGAGCGGGAGGCTCGAGGCACCAAAAAAGGGAAGCAGAGCGAAGCAACGATTTTTAACTTGACAAGCTGCAGTGCAGTAGCTGCAAGCTAGGTGCCTTAGCCGCACCAGTGTTACTGCACTGCCATGGCCGTGCGAGTGCTTCCTCCTCCCAGCTGGTGGTACTTGCTTCCTCTGCTGCTGGTTGCTTCAGTCCATAGCTATGGAGGTTATGGCGGGCTCAGGGTTGGGTTCTACAAGGAGTCGTGCCCGGACGCCGAGGCCATCGTCCGCAAGGTTGTCGCCAAGGCCATCGCCAAGGACCCAACGGCCAGCGCGCCGATGCTAAGGCTCCACTTCCACGATTGCTTCGTCAGGGTACGCAAAATTGTTTCCTTGTCTTTGTATGCTGACCATGTCTTTGTGGGTTGCTGTCGTAGTTATTAAGTTGGTTCTTTCCAATGATTCAGTCACTTGTCCACAAACTAGACTAGATGGAAAAGTGAATCTGAAACTAGGGAAAGATTCCCTTGCCGTCTTTGGTTGTCTCTTTTTCTGTTATCTCACAAAACAAACATATATCCGTCGTGGAGTAGAAACACTTACGAGTAAACAAAAAGTAATGTTTCAAGTTTTAAGCTCTGTGATAAGATGTTAGATGTCAATTCTTCTAAATGATCGGTACAGGGCTGCGAAGGATCGGTGCTGATCAACTCGACCAAGGGGAAGGAGGCGGAGAAGGACGCCAAGCCGAACCACACGCTGGACGCGTTCGACGTCATCGACGAAATCAAGGAGCAACTGGAGAAGAAGTGTCCCGgcaccgtctcctgcgccgacatcCTCGCCATCGCCGCCAGGGACGCCGTCTCCCTGGTATATACTTAAGCTCCGGCCTTTTCCATGGCTATAGCTACTGTAATTCCTTCCTTCCGTGAAGCAATGGCATTGTTTCAGGCCACGAAGTTGGTGACGGAGGGAGGTTGGAGCAAGAACGGCAACTTGTACGAGGTGGAGACCGGCAGGCGGGACGGCCGCGCGTCCAGCGCCAAGGAGGCGGTCACAAACCTGCCCGACTCCTTCGATGGGATCCGGAAGCTCACCAAGAGGTTTGCTTCCAAGGGCCTCAGCCTCAAGGATCTCGCTGTTCTGTCAGGTATGCTCTATCCctattatatatgtatgtattaaTTTGACTGGGCAAGTTAACTCTAAGCTCATAGTAGTACATTGTAAATCAATTTTTAAGGCTTTTATATTAGAATATTTGTGAAGAGTTTGATGTGTTACTTGACTGGATCTTGATCCGGTCAATAAGAAATGCAACTTATTCTTAAGAAAAAATAAGTCACCTTATAAGAATTGTGTTATTTAACTGGATGTTGACCAAATTGATAAATTTATGCCTctaaaataatagtataaatctAGGATATTGCTCCCTCCATATTCATAATATAATGTATAGTTTGATTCGGTGCGGTCACCCAAACTACACTTGGAGAGTTAATTTCCTCTATATTACGTTGTTCATGACAATAAAACTGTTTTTATAAGAAACACTTTCAAATGTGAATCCAATAATACCACTTTTATATCACAGAATCTACATATTGCTACTTGTTGGTCATGAATCATAAAGTTTGCATCTTCAAACGCGTGTGCACCCTATAAAACGAAATGGATGGAGTATACTTTTATTTGTACCAACGGCCAAAACTACATGTCAAGATCGAACAGTAAGAATCAATATTTATTAACCGAGAGTAGCAATGGATAAGGAAGTTCAATTTTTTGGAAGTAGTAATAATCAtgattgttttgtttctttggaATTAATCCTGATTCTTCGAAATAATCCTTAGTAATGCAGTTTTGCGTTTCGATTTCGTTCCGCTTTGGGAGGAATTTATCTTTTCTAAAGTGTCAACTGAGATAACCCATACAAGAAAAGGTGTCACTGTCAACTGAGATAGAAGTGTGTAAAACCCATTCCTGCCTCGATGATGTTCTGTCTTGGGATATTTGCTATccagttcttttttttcttttatctttaGAGAAATAATTTTATTGTATTCTCAAATGAGAAGAAGGGCACACCATTCAAAAAACAATTAATACAGTGATCATCAGGATAGATTAAGAAGACGGAACATATTAGAGGGATAGAAAGCCAATGCAGAGAGTTTTCGATTCGGTATAGTATGACtgaggtagtgtttggtttgtgggCAGGGATAGGATGAAGTAGATTCATTTtgtttttgagctgtttggAAGGTGAGTAACGGGATGGAGTTGTTTGAAATCAaataatattcttcaaagattcggaATAGAGTCGTTCCAAAAAAACGGTGGAACGTAGCTACCCCACTTCAAACATGACATTGACGGTGGACCCGAGATACTAAAATGGAATCGTTTCATCGCACCCACTAAATAAGCATCTATACATAAATTAAATTATCTATTCTTAAATATATGAATAGAATTATTTTATCCTACCTTACTCTCCAACCAAATATTACCTAAGTAATCCAATCGACCAAGTGCATGTCCCCTGTCCTAGCGAGTTGATATCGAGGTATGACATGTAGCATGTATGATTATTATAATTATCTTGAAAGAGTAACACTTCATCCAatccaagaaaaaaatatgagtcCATAAGTAAAACAATACTATAAAATTAGTTGAATCAAGATGTTTAAAATGGATAAAGTCAATAGTATGGATGTTGGGGCGAAGTCTCTCCGCTGCCATTTCAAAGTGCAGCCAGATCTCCCTCTGTCGATTATAGCGAGGAAGATCTGTTTGCCCCACGTCCCTTCGTCGTTGTACCGCTCTACGAATGATTGGGGTGGAGAAAGTAGGGCCAACTGCAAAGGGTTCTGCAAGGTCAGATGATCAACCCACCGGCTGGCTGGTAGTCTGCGATTCTCAGATTGTTCCTTGGTGGCCCCTTCAGTCAAGGCAAAGGTTGCCTGCCTCCTGAGGTACtcttctcggaaggtggtgagggtccgGCAGTCATCAGTGTTATGTCCTCGTCTTGcaccgtgtagagtgcaccaggattccacCTCAGAATAGCGATTCGGAGCATGACttcgctccgggaggcctccgGGGCATCCTCGGCCGCGTCCCCTGggatggttttggtttggagccctgCGTCTTGGcctgatgttgttgatgtttcagCGTTATCGCTgacgccccctttgggacccggagGTATGAGActcctcgaagcccctcttTGCTGGTAGGGAGGGGGGCGTGTGACGATCCCGCTTATGAGTGTGACTTCTCATGGTTGACACGGGAAGTCTCGATAGCTCACGAGCACCCTCGggggagtttttcctcctctgcctgCACATATTCCTCGagcttgctcatgaggacttccaccgtgCATATGGGACACCGATTCAACCAatcgtatagggggccttcaGCCAGACCCTCGGTTGCGGCATCAATAACCGAAGAGTTCGATATACCCCTAATATGGGCTTTGGTCTAGGAGAACGTTCTAAAGTAATCCCGAAGGGTTTCATGCGGCTCCTatctgatagtgaacaggcttccggaggttactggctcgatgaaggtgccctgaaaattgttgtggaagaggtctcagagttgggaccATGTGTGAATGGCGCCAGGGTCCAGTGCCTAGAACCagtgtatggccaccccttccaaggCAAGAGGGAAGCATTTAACCATGGTGGTCGATCCacccccgctggcctctatggcaaGGGCGTAGGAATGGATGAACTCATCGGGGTCCGAATCgcccttgaacttaggtagTTTTGGGGTCCGAAAGCCATCCGGGAAGGGCATAACCTGTAGGTCAGCCTGCAAGGGAGAGTCGTAATCTTGCAGGGGATCCTTGCGACGCCGGCCCTGAGGGTCCGGAGGCTGAACGGGCAGGGTCCTAGTGTCGAAGAGTTTGTCAGCCCATAGGGCTTGGGTCAGAATAGTGCCGGTCGTCACAGGGGCGGTGGTGGTCATACAAGTAGCTTACTGCTCGACCCGCAGGGCCATTTGCAAttcctccatatgggtcagAAGCGCCGCCAAGCGTGATTGACGCTCAGTTGGAATGGTGTTTACGGCGGTGGCGCCTGCCACAGTCCCTAGTGTCGTAGTTGGGGCCTAGCCTTGCTGCTGGGTCTCTGGGGTAGAGGGCCCTTCAGTGCCGGCCGCAACTATGGTCATGGCTGGGTTGGTTGTGGCTGTAAGGCCCTCGTTTCCCTCGGTTGGGGGCGGTCGTTGGCACAGCCTATGTTTGGTCGCCTGAACTATCGCACAGGCGTGAGCGGGGGGTCGACCGCCGTTgctgcggccttggtggtcttcttcttgggtggcatcctacctctcttagcactttcatgttcgagtccccacggacggtgccaCTATTGGGGCAAaagttcatcttgccctagcaagtacggcgagagtttcttctaagaaggaAATTCaatcttggagacgaagtttgagaggaaggaacaccacaaatatattgatagtagaaaaatggatcggtctggggggagtatcacagtgtggttTAGCTCTTAGGCACCTTTGTGTACTGTGTGTCACCTTGAACGTTCTCCTTTGACCTCTCCCTCCCCTAGATGACAACAACCcactatttatagggtggtacgtagcatagtgtataagttatcacgatgtacaaatatctaggacttgaccgaattactaggtcttatcccggataactactttttaccctgcatagtggataaatatctaccatagtaacttTTGTGGCGCCTGCATCCTAAGGGATGAGTCGATCGTCAATTGCGTCTTGGCTCCGTGCTGTCAGTGGTgttaggataacctccattgtactagGGTGTCAGAGCGACATCCActaacctaggtatttaatgccgatcacaTCCTTGCAGGCAAGGATGGCCGGCATTGCCCTTCTGGCCGATCTTTcttgagtcttgatgactcaccttgtagcctttgggaagcctaccCAAGCCCCGAAGATGGGGGCTctgggggaggcatggctccaggagatggaggcttcgggaggcatggctccgggagaggGAGGTTTCGGGCATAGCTCTGAGAGATGGGCTAACTGAGCCATGGGgtcgtcgggggtccttaacaatgacccccaacaatGGAGTTATAATGTAATACTCAAGGACCACCACAAGCCTGGAATGTCACTCAGCCCAACATACAGGGTAGCTGAAGCTTAAAgtaaatttcggcagcacctcctctGAAACTGGAGGTATAACTAGCAACACACACAAGCATATAACAGATTATAGATCATCACACTAGCAACATACACATCCTAGCAATGGAGCAACAAGCCTCAACCATACATCCAAGCCACATGAGCCCAAAACATACATCACATGGCAAAGCATCGTCATCTAACAACATAACATGTTTAACCAAAAGAGAAAGATAAAAGTGTAAGCAATGTGTAGCTACCCATCCCACATGCGCGCCATCAACTCAAAATGTACCTGAAAAGAAAGCAAGGGTGCGATTTTAATAATCTCAGCAAGCAAATTTGCTTTAATGAGCTATTTAGCCTCAGTTAATTAAGCAATCATCTTTAAATAGAATACTAGAAACGAAACAGACTAGGAACATCTAGAGAATATGGCTAGGACAAACCAATAGCAACACCACCAATTATAACATGTTCTAGCTCGATCCTTCACAACAGCATCACATATGAGCAAAAGTTAAACACTTCCTTTTGGCATAATATATTGATGCAATcaaaataagaaatatcatatgaatgcatatgcaatgctcatcctcacccttaccccacCATGGGAAACGTAAGAGTGTGGGTTGTACCCCTCTACAGGCAACGTACGACGTTGTACCGGTACAGTCGCAGTCATAAGACGATGAGATAACTTCCAATACATGAGATACATatgcatgacatgcttcatgcataACCAACCATATCACTTCCAAGATATGTTTCAACTTCAAAATTTCACAATATAGCATAGAACAATTGCAAATGACATATCACACTTACTGCACTGCATAATTCAAGAACCGAGTCAACTTCTGAAAGGTAAACAATAGGGCAATAAGCTCATAAATAATATATCAGACTAAATGTATGCATTGCAATTAAAAGAATCGAGGTAACAAAATAATAGGTTAAAGCGTAGCCATCccctacattcacttgccttcactgGTAATGTAGGTGACACTAGCTACGACGTGAAGCGGCACCACCCgaacaaacacaccattagcACCAAGACGTCTCAacgacaaagaaaaagaaggcaCACGCTTCTAAGCACAGAACCCCACAATCTCGACAACCGAAAGCTACAAGAAGACATCTACCAACTAGCTCGCTAGACTCTGAACAAAAACCTCCTCTACCTCGATCAAAGACCGAAGACCATGTCACAACGCACGACTAACTCTCGCCGAACAACAACACTGATTATCCAAAAACTCCTATGCCGCTTAACCTAAAGGAGAAGCACCAACACCAACAGATAGCTTATAACAAGAACTACAACCTCCATAACAACCATACACTCACATCTGACATCGGTTAGATCTCAAATAGAACTGATGCGCTACTCACTAATCGGACCAACAACACACTCAACTGACGACGAGGACAACAAAACTCAACCTCCTACAAGAATCTAAGGACTATAGAGGAGTCACCTTTGGAGCGGAATCGTGAATTGGTGAATAAAATCGGCGAACTTGCGGaagccctcctcctcccttcttcttcctcttcttctttcatcTTCCATCTTCTTTcctcttccctttcttcttttctttttcttttcctttcactTATTGGCCCTTGCTCTTCCTCCCTCCCCCACGGCCCCTGCTCCTCCCATGCCCAGCCTCCCCCTAGCCAGTATTACACTAGTGTCAGCTGGCGGTGTCTAGGCGGGCATGGTGCACGGATGGGCTGGCGAGCGCAGCATCGGGCCAGCCTATGCTCTTCATCCCTCCCCCATACCCCTGCTCCTCCCCTACTTGGCCTCCCCCAGCCAGTAGTACACTAGCATTAGCCGACAGCGGCCAGGCCGATGAGGGCAACACGGGGGCAGTCGAagccaggcggcggcggtggccagtGGCTAGGGCTAGAGGAGGTGGCGGATGAGGGTAGGTCAGGACGAGCAAGTGAGTGAGAGGTGGGATTGGGTGGGAGCCGATCCCACCGAGCCttatcctctctttttttaaccAATGATCTAAACTTATTAGGCTCACCACGGGCTCACCGAGTGTCCAAACATGACATTAGATTGCAAAACGGAAtcatctcgacaagatctacacaTCCATGGTCTCTGATTGTCCAAATGAGCAATGGTTTAAAAGGTCacattaaaattaaaattattattaatattgttgttgttgttgttgttattgtcgttgttgttgttggatATTGCATTTCTCCCCTCCTTAAAAGGATTCATAACCGAATCTACTCGCTCTGAATCTAAGATAAGAAAAGGGGGGGAAAAGCATAAACGATGATAAATAGGGTACTTCTTTCGCACTTGGTCCTCAGATTATTAGGTTGCCTCACGTTCAGACTGATTCGACCAAAGGACCTTCACATACTTGATGGTCCTCCTCCTCAAGACTCGCTCAGATAAGTCTAAGATGCACACTGGATGTCACTCCACAATCAAATCCTACTCCACTGTGATAGACGCCAAATCGATCTTATGCTCAGGTCATGGAGAAACTTCCGTAGTATAGATACATGTAACGCATTATGCACTCCCCTCATTGAGTCCGGCAAATCTAGACTATAGGCCAAACTTTCAACACAGGACACAACAGGAAACAGGCTAATGTACCATGGGCTGAGCTTCCCGATGATACCAAAGTGAGCAATCCCCTTGGTTGGTGACACCTTGAGAAGCACATGATCCCCAACAACAAACTCTAGATCACGACGCCTAACATCAGCATAGCTCTTATGTCCGCTCTGATGAGCCAATAGATTTTGACGAATCTCCTACACCTTCTTCGCGGTCTGCTGAACGAAGCCTAGACCAAGTAAAGATCTCTCTCCCACAACATCCCAACAAAGAGACAGACGCACTTCTGACCATAcaaggcctcaaaaggagccatATTGATACTTGCCTGAAAGCTGTTACTATAAGCAAACTCAACCAAAGCTAGATGGTCCTCCCAACTACCCTTCCAAGAAAAAACGCAGGCACACAACATATCCCCTTGAATCTAAATAGTCTACTCTAACTAACCATCCGTCTAAGGATGGAAAGCTATGCTAAGAGTGAGCTTTGTGCCCAAAGCACTCTGCAAGCTCTGCCAAAAGTGGGACACAAACTTGGAGTCCCGATCTGAAACAATTAACTTCAGCACTCCATGCAATCTAACCACTTATCTAATATACAAGGGATCCAAATCCTATGCAGAGTTAGTCGTCTTCATGGGAATAAAGTGCGTGGAATTGGTAAGCCTATCCACGATAACCCATATAGCGTCTCGACCacgaggagagagaggcaaCCCAACAACAAAGTCTATCATGACAtgctcccatttccactcgggAACTAGAAGGGGCTGCAACAAACCAGTAGGCCGCTTATGCTCAGCCTTCACCTGATAGCACACgccacaagaagcaacatgCTTAGCGATGTCCACCCTCATATGCTTCCACCAGAAGATCTGCTTCAGATCACGGTACATCTTAGTCTCACACGAATGCATTAACCAACTTATGCCTTCCGGTGGGCCTCACGAAGGATATATGTCTTCACCTCTAACTTCTGTGGCACACAAAAACGGCCTTTGAAACGAACCGCACCATCCTCATCTTCAAGATCATCTTCCTTACATTAGAAAGAAGCCGATCATACTACTGAGCCTCACGAACATGCTCGGGTATGGTAGACTGAATGATCATCTGTGTCTCCTCTTGCGCAACATCGGTGAAATATAAAGATATATGCATCCGCTCGAACTTTGTGATCATAGGCATCACAGTTCTAGGGACACCAATCCTACTTAGAACTTTAGCCACCACATTAGCCTTGCCTAGATGGTACTGAATCATCATATCATAGTCCTTTATCAACTCTAGTCATCGACACTGCCTCAAATTCAGCTCCCactgagtgaagatgtacttgagaTTCTTATGGTCGCTGAAGATGTCACACGACTCCCCATAAAGGTAATGCCTCCAAGTTTTAAATGCAAAGGCAACCGCAGCCAACTCAAGATCATGAGTGAGATAGTTCTGCTCATGAGACCTCAACTGCCtataaacataagtgatggCACGACCCTCCTGCAtcagcacacaacccaaaccaATCCGATAAGCATTCGTATACACGGTGTAGCACTTGCCACTCACGAGCAGAGAAAGAATATGTGCATTAACCAACTTATTCTTCAGCATCTAAAAGCATGCCTCGCACTCATCAGTCCAAGTAAAAGGAACCCCCTTCTGAGTGAGTCTGGTCGTGGGTTTAGCACTGATGGAGAAATCTTGCATGAAATGCCGATAATAGCCCGTAAGCCCATGGAAACTCCTAACCTCAGTCACACTGATTGGCCTGTGCCATTTGACCACTGCTGCAACATTCTTTGGGTCAACTGTAATACCATTCTCATTTATGCCTAAGAAAACCCACTTTAGATAGCCAAAAAGTGCATTTCTTGAGCTTCGCATATAACTTGTTCTTTCGAAGAGTATCCAATACCAAGCCAACATGTATAGtgtgcttcttctccttagtTTTCGAATAGACAAGGATGTCATTGTTAAAAACCACCACAAAGACATCAAGTTACTCATGAAACATCATGTTCATTTCCTCCATAAATAGCAAGGGTATTTGTTAGTCCAAAGGACATAACTACAAACTCAAAACGACCATACCTCGTGCTGAAAGCCGTCTTCTTAATATCCCCATCTCTAATTCGCAACTGATGGTAaccagaatacatatcaatcTTAGAGAATACCTTGGAACCCTTCAACTAATCAAAGAGATCATCAATGTGAGGCaaaggatatttgttcttgatggtgaCTTGATTAAGCACTCGATAGTCCACACAAAGCCTCTTGGTGTCATCCTTCTTTTCCACAAACAAGACAGGAGTAGCCTAAGGAGATGTGATAGGTCCAACAAAGTCCTTGGCCAGGAGCTCATCTAGCTGCTTCTTTAACTCCACCTGCTCAAATGGAGCCATCCGGTACAGAGTCTTATAGATTGGCCTCATACTAGGAACAAGCTCAATGTGAAACATAGCTTCTCACTCAGGTGGCAATCCTGGAAGTTCACTGGGAAACACATCTGGATACTGACAAACCATTGGAATATCCTCCAAGTGCACCTCGGCTTCCCCACCATCAACCAATGACCAAAGAACCCCAAATTTTAGCATCTTATGATCTAAAAACACCTGGCATAGGAACGAGAGTGTACTGGAGAGCACTCCCCTTAAAGATCGTCTCTCACCCAGACAGCGCTTGCAAGGTTACGGTCTTCCATGAACAATCGATCACTTCCTGGTACTAAGATAGTCGGTCCATGCTAAGGATGACGTCAAATGGCTCCAAAGGAATCACCACCAGATTCACCATGAACTCCTCATCATCCCATAATAACATACAACCCGGACAAACCTTGCAACTAGAGATAAGGCCACAGGGTGAGCTAACCACCACGACATGTCCAATTTCCTACACAACAAGACCAGCACAACCAACGAAGCCCATAGAGACAAAAGAGAAACTAGCGCCAGAATCGAACAAAGCACTAACATCAACAAAATCAACTAAAATGAGACATGTCACCACATCACCATGGTCCACACCCTTAGCTACGGGCATAGTGTAGACCCTAAGAGCAGCCTGTGACGAAGAAGTCCCCACACCCGAACGTGTCGATGCAGAACCCCACTGCAGGGGTATTGGACCCGACGGTGGAAGAAGCTAAGAAACCCAATAAACCCCATGTGGAGGTGTAGGGACAGGTACTATGAAGTGGGAGGCGTAGCTAGCATCTGGACTGAACCTCCTGAGCACTACTCACCAACTGAGGACGACACATGCTCCTAATGCACCTTGGAGTTGGGGTTCTTCCAGCACACCACCACCTTATGGCCCTCCTGGCCACACATGGAGCACTTCCCGCTCTAGGTACACTCATTACGGTAGTGTGGATCACCACAATAGAAGCAGGCCACGCCCATGCCAGACTTGGCAATAGCACAATACTGGGGTGCACTCCTGCATAGAGCACACGACGGCCAGAGCTGCCACGGTAGGGTTGGTGACGGTAGCTCTTCCCCCTCCTCCACATGAAGTCTTGCGAAGATCGTCAGTGTAGCTCACCTGCAACTCTACATCAAGTGCATGATCCACCATTGAACGAAAGTCAGTGATAGGGAAGACACCGAGTGTGTGGCGAATAGCAAGGTGAAAGCCCTACCGAAAGTGTCTCGCCTTCTCTGTCTCATCATGCGCCGTGTGGGGCATGAACTATACGATATGGTTGAAGCCAACCTCGTACTTTGCCACTGACTTCCTATCCTGAGTGGACTGCTCCTATCGAGGAAATAGGGTAGAACCGCCTCTCATAATATCGAGCAAACTCCTCCCACGAATGACTGCCCAACACCACAGACCTAGAGGCCAACACATCGTCTCACTAGATATGAGGCTCTCCCTTTAGCAGTTGAGTCACAGTGCACACAGTCCTGTATCCCCACCTCAAAAGCCTCAAGCTGCTTCATCATATAGGCCAACCAATCCGCTACCTGGATCGGACTGCCAGACCCGTCGAAGCTATTGAGCTTCAACTCGACCCAGTCTCGCAGCTTCATCCCACTACCAAGCCTAGCTGTAGCGCTCCTGGGCGCCATAGTAGGGCGACCAACACAAGCAGTCTAACCCTAGCTCTACCCCAGTGTCCTTAACACCTCTTGTACTCCTCTCAGGGCAGCAACCAGATCTACCTGATCTCCAACCTCTGGAACAGATGACTCAGCCGCCGATTGCCTGTTGCCATGCCCTGGCACCGCAGCGCGACCACGTCTTCCAGGCCCTCCACGGCTAGATCAATGACCCTGAACCTTAGGTAGCATCTACAAACCACAATGAACAGCTCAGCATACAACAATAACACTTAAGGAACAATTAAGCATACAAACTTATAAAAACAGGCACATGCGATGAAAATGCAACCAAAACCCATCCTACAAGTGTAAGTGTGTCAGTTTTAGCATTTAACTACCTAGGATCTAAAGTCTAGGTTttgataccaactgtaacatCCCGGGGACAATCACAAGCTCGGAATGTTAGCCAATATACAAGCTGTCGAAGCTTAAAGGAAATTTCGGTAGCACCTCTCCTAAAACTGGAGGTATAATTGGCAACAAACACACACAGGAACATAatagattatgatcatcacacTAGCAACATATACATCCTATCAACAGGTCAACGAGCCTCAACcatacatccaagccaccacGGGCCCAAAACATACATCATAGGGGAAAGTATCGCCATCAAATAATATAGCATGTTTAACCAAAAGTGAAAGGTAAAGTGTAAGCAACGTGCAGCTACCCATCCCACATATGCGCCATCACCTCAAAATGTATCTGgaaagaaagcaagggtgaTATTTCAATCATCTTAGCAAGCAAATTTGCTTTAATGAGCTATTTAGCCTCAATTGATTAAGCAATCATCTTTAAATAGAATACTAGAAACGGAACAGACTAGGAACATCCAAAGAATATAGCTAAGCCAAACCAATAGCAGCACCACCAATTATAACATCCTCTAGCTCGATCCTTCATAACCGCATCACATATGAGCAAAAGTTAAAGACTTCCTTTCGGCATAATACATTGATGTGATCAAAATAAGAAACATCATATGAATGTGTATGCGTGCGTATGAAATGctcatcctcacccttacccctccacAAGCAACATAAGGGTGTGTTCCATACTCCTCCATGGGCAACATACGATGTTGTGCCGGTATGGTCAGGCCATAAGACAgtgacataacttccaatgcatgagatgcatCTGCATGACATGCTTCGTGCATAA of Phragmites australis chromosome 3, lpPhrAust1.1, whole genome shotgun sequence contains these proteins:
- the LOC133911129 gene encoding peroxidase 56-like, whose amino-acid sequence is MAVRVLPPPSWWYLLPLLLVASVHSYGGYGGLRVGFYKESCPDAEAIVRKVVAKAIAKDPTASAPMLRLHFHDCFVRGCEGSVLINSTKGKEAEKDAKPNHTLDAFDVIDEIKEQLEKKCPGTVSCADILAIAARDAVSLATKLVTEGGWSKNGNLYEVETGRRDGRASSAKEAVTNLPDSFDGIRKLTKRFASKGLSLKDLAVLSGAHAIGESHCPSIAKRLRNFTAHHNTDPTLDATYGAKLRQQCRRSEDNTTELEMVPGSSTTFDTAYYRLVVQRKALFHSDEALLRNDETRRLVLDYLRSEKSFLQDFGVSMVNMGRVGVLTGSKGEIRRRCAVVN